One Mesotoga sp. Brook.08.105.5.1 genomic region harbors:
- the ltrA gene encoding group II intron reverse transcriptase/maturase — protein sequence MSSGSYFPPPVKAIEIEKKSGGKRVLGIPTVGDRVAQMVAKIYLNPLVDPHFHKDSYGYREGKSAIDALEVTRQRCWQYDWVLEFDIKGLFDNIDHELLMRAVKKHVKIPWLKLYIERWLKAPFQKPDGRVEERSKGTPQGGVISPVLANLFMHYAFDKWMERTHPDKPFARYADDGVIHCRTLEEARLLLESLKTRMEECKLELHPEKTRIVYCKDDKRKDEYPNTSFDFLGYTFRVRSCKDRNGRIFYSFTPAVSEQAKKAMRQKIRRMRLQTKSYLSIEELSERINLVIRGWINYYGHFRRFEMYTVLSRLNKALVQWVRNKYKKRRGRTKAGKWLEALARREPRLFVHWTMGIFYSAG from the coding sequence GAGTAGCTCAGATGGTAGCCAAAATCTATCTCAATCCCCTGGTAGATCCACACTTCCATAAGGACTCCTACGGATACAGGGAGGGAAAGTCAGCGATAGATGCCCTTGAAGTAACGAGGCAGAGATGCTGGCAGTATGACTGGGTACTGGAATTCGACATTAAAGGACTGTTCGACAACATAGACCATGAACTACTAATGAGGGCAGTCAAGAAACATGTGAAGATTCCATGGCTAAAACTCTACATAGAAAGATGGCTGAAAGCACCCTTTCAGAAACCTGATGGAAGAGTCGAAGAGAGAAGCAAGGGAACGCCACAGGGAGGGGTAATAAGTCCTGTACTGGCTAACCTCTTCATGCATTACGCCTTCGACAAATGGATGGAGAGAACTCATCCGGATAAGCCCTTTGCCAGATACGCAGATGATGGAGTGATACACTGTAGAACTCTGGAGGAAGCCCGGCTTCTTCTTGAAAGTCTTAAGACAAGAATGGAAGAATGCAAACTGGAGCTTCATCCAGAGAAGACCCGTATTGTCTACTGCAAAGACGATAAGAGGAAGGACGAGTATCCAAATACAAGCTTTGACTTTCTAGGATACACCTTCAGAGTCCGCAGCTGCAAAGACAGAAATGGGCGAATCTTCTACAGCTTCACCCCTGCAGTGAGTGAACAGGCAAAGAAAGCGATGAGGCAGAAGATCCGGAGAATGAGACTTCAAACCAAGTCATACCTGAGTATTGAAGAACTCTCAGAAAGGATCAACCTGGTAATAAGAGGTTGGATAAACTACTATGGACACTTTCGCAGATTTGAAATGTATACAGTACTGAGTCGGCTAAACAAAGCCTTAGTTCAATGGGTAAGAAACAAGTACAAGAAAAGGAGAGGTCGTACAAAAGCGGGTAAATGGCTAGAAGCTCTTGCTCGCAGGGAGCCTCGCCTATTTGTACACTGGACAATGGGGATATTCTATTCGGCTGGATAA